The following proteins are encoded in a genomic region of Takifugu rubripes chromosome 21, fTakRub1.2, whole genome shotgun sequence:
- the cep120 gene encoding centrosomal protein of 120 kDa isoform X2 — translation MSTKTDQLLIVLSILEGRNFPKSQRLSLVVQASFDGEHLATDPVEHGDRPQFNTELAWELDRKTLHQHRLQRTPIKLQCFATDSVTKKNESVGYIVLDLRSVQEAKQDPRWCPLLSSKYNKLRPALLLSMVLENDNKPSEPSPDRFKARKAPPRQGSPAVLELLPEKLEAVLIPDQGYHQIGPADHCSDMFILSVTLAFATKLEQLIPSTVKLSAEGSEFYFYYSLLGNDITSEPFHNLLSPSFDPERSSVRIRSSKQVLQTFLSQEPDFEIHLCCGSRSLGSTNISLSVLAVGSVDLESKAAAVEGAFILKPPNRTNKMLPALPADLQPTVGVSVTLRRDVATQKIHTGKPPLNKEGSEVQTPSHPPSTPAAVAAAEQRLRNTSPVQKPRDSPPPSPPPPPSPPSRGTESEVESLLVEPQTGLPAADLDLVQTEATADGGASSVSVSAPKILIPPSAHHYCFSLDFRTLGGLRLTHSIAATLRYTYQFFSSPAPIMTNPPVQLQRNMEVSLPQSYCAFDFAALPQHLQDTFLKVPLEVEVWHKDANSRDQLIGQASIQLSRLLMSERSRFQTSMGQQGWRQTYQERIPVLKPQHPTEKVAELSFVATLEDLGFVKTREVILSDSLQNEHLGTTKLPANQAANRPPASTLDPTPVVPTAPVLPRDTLEYRTALELERWKEEQEDLFDDELRKKEVSCMQALAGELKKREKEREALFRKKATEYNTFEEQLRKTLLDLEKREKHLAEAELEAQRLQRELRAEHDLAQKELRAERDLFERELQESRRRLQQECEHRVALERDRVRLMEEERTRLLQQIADGESRYKQLEKEFQQYREQQNIKPEFRLQTEVNILSLEKVELERKLESTTKSKLHYKQQWGRALKELARFKQREQENAMMRLKKQQAELEALKLHSLATEQEQAVQQDRKELEDIRNDLNRLKQQEERLGPSSSRPAPASSRSDPAPSQHATRSAGEHLSRLYEERDTLLRTGVYTHDDRIISELNRQILEASRERETA, via the exons ATGTCAACGAAGACGGACCAACTTTTGATCGTTCTTTCCATTCTGGAAG GTCGAAACTTTCCAAAGAGTCAGCGTCTCAGTCTGGTGGTCCAGGCCAGTTTTGATGGGGAACACTTGGCCACAGACCCGGTGGAGCACGGTGATCGACCGCAGTTCAACACCGAGCTGGCCTGGGAGCTGGACCGCAAGACCCTGCACCAACACAG GCTTCAGAGAACGCCCATCAAACTTCAGTGCTTTGCGACTGACTCGGTGACAAAGAAGAACGAAAGTGTAGGCTACATCGTTCTGGACCTTCGGTCTGTACAGGAAGCCAAACAG GATCCTCGTTGGTGTCCATTGCTGAGCAGTAAATACAACAAGCTGAGGCCCGCGCTTCTCCTCAGCATGGTGCTGGAAAATGATAACAAGCCTTCTGAGCCATCTCCCGATAGGTTCAAGGCGAGGAAGGCGCCCCCCCGACAAG GTTCTCCTGCTGTACTTGAACTTCTACCTGAAAAACTGGAGGCTGTCCTAATCCCAGATCAGGGTTACCATCAGATCGGACCTGCAGATCACTGCTCTGACATGTTCATCCTATCAGTCACTCTGGCTTTTGCGACTAAACTAGAACAG CTGATTCCCAGCACAGTCAAGCTGTCGGCAGAAGGGTCAGAGTTTTATTTCTACTACTCTTTACTGGGAAATGACATCACCAGTGAACCTTTCCACAATCTGTTGAGTCCCAGCTTTGATCCTGAGCGCTCTTCTGTACGCATCCGCAGCAGCAAACAGGTCCTCCAGACCTTCCTTTCTCAGGAGCCTGATTTCGAG ATCCATTTGTGTTGTGGGAGTCGCTCTCTGGGCAGCACAAACATTTCTCTCTCGGTTCTGGCTGTTGGCTCAGTGGATCTGGAGAGCAAGGCAGCAGCGGTGGAGGGTGCCTTTATACTCAAACCTCCCAACCGCACTAATAAGATGCTGCCTGCTctgcctgcagacctgcagccaACTGTAGGAGTGTCCGTTACCCTAAGAAGAGATGTGGCAACACAGAAGATACACACAGGAAAG cctcctttgaACAAAGAAGGATCTGAAGTTCAGACACCTTCCCATCCTCCTTCCacccctgctgctgttgctgctgctgagcagagACTTCGAAACACATCGCCAGTTCAAAAACCCAGAgattcccctcctccttctcctcctcctcctccttcccctcctagCCGTGGGACTGAGAGTGAAGTGGAGAGTTTGTTGGTAGAACCTCAGACAGGACTGCCAG CTGCAGATTTGGATCTTGTGCAGACTGAAGCTACTGCAGACGGCGGCGCATCATCAGTCAGTGTTTCAGCTCCGAAGATTTTAATCCCTCCCTCTGCCCATCACTACTGCTTCTCTCTGGACTTTCGCACCCTGGGAGGCCTGAGGCTGACCCACTCCATTGCTGCTACACTCAG GTACACATATCAGTTCTTTAGCAGTCCAGCTCCCATTATGACAAACCCTCcggtgcagctgcagaggaacatgGAAGTGTCTCTGCCTCAGTCCTACTGTGCCTTTGACTTTGCTGCTCTTCCACAACATCTACAGGATACCTTTCTAAA AGTTCCTCTGGAGGTGGAGGTTTGGCACAAAGACGCCAACAGCAGAGACCAGTTGATAGGACAGGCCTCCATCCAGCTGTCTCGCCTTCTGATGTCTGAGAGAAGCAGATTTCAGACCTCAATGGGTCAACAGGGCTGGAGACAGACTTACCAGGAGAGGATCCCTGTCCTAAAACCACAACA TCCCACTGAAAAGGTGGCAGAGTTGAGCTTTGTGGCTACTCTGGAGGACCTGGGGTTTGTTAAAACCAGAGAGGTCATTCTGTCAGATTCTTTACAG AATGAACATTTGGGTACCACAAAGCTACCAGCCAACCAAGCAGCAAACAGACCTCCTGCTTCCACATTGGATCCCACCCCTGTGGTCCCCACAGCCCCAGTTTTACCCAGAGACACCCTGGAGTACCGTACAGCTCTGGAGCTGGAACGGtggaaggaagagcaggaggatcTGTTTGACGATGAg TTGAGGAAGAAGGAGGTGAGCTGCATGCAGGCTCTGGCAGGAGAGttgaagaagagagaaaaggagagagaagctCTATTTAGAAAGAAG GCGACAGAGTACAACACCTTTGAGGAGCAGCTCCGAAAGACCCTGTTGGAtctggagaaaagagagaaacatctggctgaagcagagctggag GCTcagaggctgcagagagagCTGCGTGCCGAACACGATCTCGCCCAGAAGGAACTGCGAGCAGAGCGCGACCTATTTGagagggagctgcaggagagcaggaggaggctgcagcaggagtgtgAACACCGGGTGGCgctagagagagacagagttcGACtcatggaggaagagagaactcggctgctgcagcag ATTGCAGATGGGGAGTCTCGATATAAGCAGCTTGAAAAAGAGTTCCAGCAATACAGAGAACAACAAAACATCAAACCTGAgttcaggctgcagacagaggtCAACATCCTCAGTCTGGAAAAG gtggagctggagaggaagctggagtcCACCACCAAGTCCAAGCTGCATTACAAACAGCAGTGGGGACGTGCACTTAAAGAACTGGCCCGGTTCAAACAG CGGGAGCAGGAAAACGCAATGATGCGCCTCAAGAAGCAGCAAgcggagctggaggccctgaaaCTTCATAGCCTAGCAACGGAGCAGGAACAGGCGGTCCAGCAGGACCGAAAGGAGCTGGAAGACATCAGAAATGACCTCAACAG GTTGAAGCAACAAGAGGAGAGATTAGGCCCCTCCTCCTCGCGTCCCGCCCCCGCCTCCTCGCGctctgaccccgccccctcgcAGCACGCGACCAGGAGCGCCGGCGAACACCTGAGCCGCCTGTACGAGGAGAGAGACACCCTGCTGAGGACGGGCGTTTACACCCACGACGACAGAATCATCTCCGAGCTCAACAGGCAAATACTGGAGGCCTCGAGGGAGCGAGAAACGGCGTGA
- the cep120 gene encoding centrosomal protein of 120 kDa isoform X1, which translates to MSTKTDQLLIVLSILEGRNFPKSQRLSLVVQASFDGEHLATDPVEHGDRPQFNTELAWELDRKTLHQHRLQRTPIKLQCFATDSVTKKNESVGYIVLDLRSVQEAKQDPRWCPLLSSKYNKLRPALLLSMVLENDNKPSEPSPDRFKARKAPPRQGSPAVLELLPEKLEAVLIPDQGYHQIGPADHCSDMFILSVTLAFATKLEQLIPSTVKLSAEGSEFYFYYSLLGNDITSEPFHNLLSPSFDPERSSVRIRSSKQVLQTFLSQEPDFEIHLCCGSRSLGSTNISLSVLAVGSVDLESKAAAVEGAFILKPPNRTNKMLPALPADLQPTVGVSVTLRRDVATQKIHTGKPPLNKEGSEVQTPSHPPSTPAAVAAAEQRLRNTSPVQKPRDSPPPSPPPPPSPPSRGTESEVESLLVEPQTGLPAAADLDLVQTEATADGGASSVSVSAPKILIPPSAHHYCFSLDFRTLGGLRLTHSIAATLRYTYQFFSSPAPIMTNPPVQLQRNMEVSLPQSYCAFDFAALPQHLQDTFLKVPLEVEVWHKDANSRDQLIGQASIQLSRLLMSERSRFQTSMGQQGWRQTYQERIPVLKPQHPTEKVAELSFVATLEDLGFVKTREVILSDSLQNEHLGTTKLPANQAANRPPASTLDPTPVVPTAPVLPRDTLEYRTALELERWKEEQEDLFDDELRKKEVSCMQALAGELKKREKEREALFRKKATEYNTFEEQLRKTLLDLEKREKHLAEAELEAQRLQRELRAEHDLAQKELRAERDLFERELQESRRRLQQECEHRVALERDRVRLMEEERTRLLQQIADGESRYKQLEKEFQQYREQQNIKPEFRLQTEVNILSLEKVELERKLESTTKSKLHYKQQWGRALKELARFKQREQENAMMRLKKQQAELEALKLHSLATEQEQAVQQDRKELEDIRNDLNRLKQQEERLGPSSSRPAPASSRSDPAPSQHATRSAGEHLSRLYEERDTLLRTGVYTHDDRIISELNRQILEASRERETA; encoded by the exons ATGTCAACGAAGACGGACCAACTTTTGATCGTTCTTTCCATTCTGGAAG GTCGAAACTTTCCAAAGAGTCAGCGTCTCAGTCTGGTGGTCCAGGCCAGTTTTGATGGGGAACACTTGGCCACAGACCCGGTGGAGCACGGTGATCGACCGCAGTTCAACACCGAGCTGGCCTGGGAGCTGGACCGCAAGACCCTGCACCAACACAG GCTTCAGAGAACGCCCATCAAACTTCAGTGCTTTGCGACTGACTCGGTGACAAAGAAGAACGAAAGTGTAGGCTACATCGTTCTGGACCTTCGGTCTGTACAGGAAGCCAAACAG GATCCTCGTTGGTGTCCATTGCTGAGCAGTAAATACAACAAGCTGAGGCCCGCGCTTCTCCTCAGCATGGTGCTGGAAAATGATAACAAGCCTTCTGAGCCATCTCCCGATAGGTTCAAGGCGAGGAAGGCGCCCCCCCGACAAG GTTCTCCTGCTGTACTTGAACTTCTACCTGAAAAACTGGAGGCTGTCCTAATCCCAGATCAGGGTTACCATCAGATCGGACCTGCAGATCACTGCTCTGACATGTTCATCCTATCAGTCACTCTGGCTTTTGCGACTAAACTAGAACAG CTGATTCCCAGCACAGTCAAGCTGTCGGCAGAAGGGTCAGAGTTTTATTTCTACTACTCTTTACTGGGAAATGACATCACCAGTGAACCTTTCCACAATCTGTTGAGTCCCAGCTTTGATCCTGAGCGCTCTTCTGTACGCATCCGCAGCAGCAAACAGGTCCTCCAGACCTTCCTTTCTCAGGAGCCTGATTTCGAG ATCCATTTGTGTTGTGGGAGTCGCTCTCTGGGCAGCACAAACATTTCTCTCTCGGTTCTGGCTGTTGGCTCAGTGGATCTGGAGAGCAAGGCAGCAGCGGTGGAGGGTGCCTTTATACTCAAACCTCCCAACCGCACTAATAAGATGCTGCCTGCTctgcctgcagacctgcagccaACTGTAGGAGTGTCCGTTACCCTAAGAAGAGATGTGGCAACACAGAAGATACACACAGGAAAG cctcctttgaACAAAGAAGGATCTGAAGTTCAGACACCTTCCCATCCTCCTTCCacccctgctgctgttgctgctgctgagcagagACTTCGAAACACATCGCCAGTTCAAAAACCCAGAgattcccctcctccttctcctcctcctcctccttcccctcctagCCGTGGGACTGAGAGTGAAGTGGAGAGTTTGTTGGTAGAACCTCAGACAGGACTGCCAG caGCTGCAGATTTGGATCTTGTGCAGACTGAAGCTACTGCAGACGGCGGCGCATCATCAGTCAGTGTTTCAGCTCCGAAGATTTTAATCCCTCCCTCTGCCCATCACTACTGCTTCTCTCTGGACTTTCGCACCCTGGGAGGCCTGAGGCTGACCCACTCCATTGCTGCTACACTCAG GTACACATATCAGTTCTTTAGCAGTCCAGCTCCCATTATGACAAACCCTCcggtgcagctgcagaggaacatgGAAGTGTCTCTGCCTCAGTCCTACTGTGCCTTTGACTTTGCTGCTCTTCCACAACATCTACAGGATACCTTTCTAAA AGTTCCTCTGGAGGTGGAGGTTTGGCACAAAGACGCCAACAGCAGAGACCAGTTGATAGGACAGGCCTCCATCCAGCTGTCTCGCCTTCTGATGTCTGAGAGAAGCAGATTTCAGACCTCAATGGGTCAACAGGGCTGGAGACAGACTTACCAGGAGAGGATCCCTGTCCTAAAACCACAACA TCCCACTGAAAAGGTGGCAGAGTTGAGCTTTGTGGCTACTCTGGAGGACCTGGGGTTTGTTAAAACCAGAGAGGTCATTCTGTCAGATTCTTTACAG AATGAACATTTGGGTACCACAAAGCTACCAGCCAACCAAGCAGCAAACAGACCTCCTGCTTCCACATTGGATCCCACCCCTGTGGTCCCCACAGCCCCAGTTTTACCCAGAGACACCCTGGAGTACCGTACAGCTCTGGAGCTGGAACGGtggaaggaagagcaggaggatcTGTTTGACGATGAg TTGAGGAAGAAGGAGGTGAGCTGCATGCAGGCTCTGGCAGGAGAGttgaagaagagagaaaaggagagagaagctCTATTTAGAAAGAAG GCGACAGAGTACAACACCTTTGAGGAGCAGCTCCGAAAGACCCTGTTGGAtctggagaaaagagagaaacatctggctgaagcagagctggag GCTcagaggctgcagagagagCTGCGTGCCGAACACGATCTCGCCCAGAAGGAACTGCGAGCAGAGCGCGACCTATTTGagagggagctgcaggagagcaggaggaggctgcagcaggagtgtgAACACCGGGTGGCgctagagagagacagagttcGACtcatggaggaagagagaactcggctgctgcagcag ATTGCAGATGGGGAGTCTCGATATAAGCAGCTTGAAAAAGAGTTCCAGCAATACAGAGAACAACAAAACATCAAACCTGAgttcaggctgcagacagaggtCAACATCCTCAGTCTGGAAAAG gtggagctggagaggaagctggagtcCACCACCAAGTCCAAGCTGCATTACAAACAGCAGTGGGGACGTGCACTTAAAGAACTGGCCCGGTTCAAACAG CGGGAGCAGGAAAACGCAATGATGCGCCTCAAGAAGCAGCAAgcggagctggaggccctgaaaCTTCATAGCCTAGCAACGGAGCAGGAACAGGCGGTCCAGCAGGACCGAAAGGAGCTGGAAGACATCAGAAATGACCTCAACAG GTTGAAGCAACAAGAGGAGAGATTAGGCCCCTCCTCCTCGCGTCCCGCCCCCGCCTCCTCGCGctctgaccccgccccctcgcAGCACGCGACCAGGAGCGCCGGCGAACACCTGAGCCGCCTGTACGAGGAGAGAGACACCCTGCTGAGGACGGGCGTTTACACCCACGACGACAGAATCATCTCCGAGCTCAACAGGCAAATACTGGAGGCCTCGAGGGAGCGAGAAACGGCGTGA